The following coding sequences are from one Mycobacterium bourgelatii window:
- a CDS encoding class I SAM-dependent methyltransferase, with product MAASGTVRYEGDTWDLASSVGVTATMVAAARAVATRAENALISDPFAEPLVRAVGVDMLTRLATGELTPAEIDDADRPNTSMARMADNMAIRTKFFDEFFLDATGAGIRQAVILASGLDSRAYRLDWPAGTVVYEIDQPKVIEFKSRTLAELNASPTADRRTVAVDLREDWPAALRAAGFDPSQPTAWSAEGLLGYLPPEAQDRLLDTITELSAPGSRIATESIRNIDPDHEERMKERMKHISERWRSQGFDFDMTGLVYFGDRNEAAAYLADHGWSLTENNARDLLAANGLPPIEEEDVPMPDLFYVSGTLTDKRTG from the coding sequence ATGGCGGCCAGCGGCACCGTGAGATATGAGGGCGACACCTGGGACCTGGCATCCAGCGTCGGAGTCACCGCGACAATGGTCGCGGCGGCCCGCGCGGTCGCGACCCGGGCCGAAAACGCACTGATCAGCGACCCGTTCGCCGAACCGCTGGTCCGGGCGGTGGGCGTCGACATGCTCACCCGGTTGGCGACCGGGGAGTTGACGCCCGCGGAGATCGACGATGCGGATCGCCCGAATACCTCGATGGCCCGCATGGCCGACAACATGGCCATCCGCACCAAGTTCTTCGACGAGTTCTTCCTCGACGCGACCGGCGCCGGCATCAGACAGGCTGTCATCCTGGCTTCGGGGCTCGATTCGCGCGCCTACCGGTTGGACTGGCCCGCGGGGACTGTCGTCTACGAGATCGACCAGCCGAAGGTGATCGAGTTCAAGTCTCGCACCCTGGCTGAACTCAACGCCTCCCCCACCGCCGACCGTCGCACGGTCGCCGTCGACCTGCGTGAGGACTGGCCCGCCGCGCTCCGGGCGGCCGGGTTCGACCCGAGCCAACCGACCGCGTGGAGCGCCGAAGGCCTGCTGGGTTACCTGCCGCCGGAAGCCCAGGATCGGCTGTTGGACACGATCACCGAACTCAGTGCACCGGGCAGCCGGATCGCCACCGAAAGCATCCGCAATATCGATCCCGACCACGAGGAGCGGATGAAAGAGCGCATGAAGCACATCTCCGAGCGGTGGCGCTCGCAAGGTTTCGATTTCGACATGACCGGGCTGGTGTACTTCGGCGACCGCAACGAAGCCGCTGCCTACCTGGCCGACCACGGATGGTCGCTGACCGAGAACAACGCTCGGGACCTGTTGGCCGCGAACGGCCTTCCCCCCATCGAGGAGGAAGACGTGCCGATGCCCGACCTGTTCTACGTGAGCGGCACGCTAACCGACAAGCGGACCGGATAG
- a CDS encoding SDR family NAD(P)-dependent oxidoreductase, with the protein MSQTIPSGGAFQAAGKRVLITGASSGVGAALARQLAAQGAVVGLIARRQDRLADVLADCQRNSPDSQMWVADLADSSKDGPLALQAWHGLRGIDVLVNNAAIPKRRSVTELNVVDVETVMRVNFTAPMRLTMALLPRMLARRSGLIVNVASVAGRMGILHESAYCASKFALCGWSEAIAADLVGTGVSVKLIQPGPVDTEIWDQPDNDEPLYQGPKVAPEEVAAGIIAAMGSDRFEHYLPDLKAVVDAKNADLDTFIAGVAAMATKPSGDRH; encoded by the coding sequence ATGTCGCAAACCATTCCGAGCGGAGGCGCCTTTCAGGCCGCCGGCAAGCGGGTCCTCATCACGGGCGCCTCGTCGGGCGTCGGAGCCGCGCTGGCCAGGCAGTTGGCCGCGCAAGGCGCTGTGGTGGGGCTGATTGCACGTCGACAGGACAGGCTGGCCGATGTCCTGGCCGACTGCCAAAGGAACTCGCCGGACTCGCAAATGTGGGTTGCCGATCTGGCCGACTCATCCAAGGATGGCCCGCTGGCGTTGCAAGCCTGGCATGGCTTGCGAGGTATCGATGTGTTGGTGAACAACGCGGCCATCCCGAAGCGGCGCTCGGTGACAGAGCTCAATGTCGTCGACGTGGAGACCGTGATGCGGGTCAATTTCACCGCACCAATGCGGCTGACCATGGCCCTGCTACCGCGGATGCTGGCGCGCCGTTCGGGCCTGATCGTCAACGTCGCGAGTGTGGCCGGCCGGATGGGCATACTCCACGAATCTGCGTACTGTGCCAGTAAATTCGCGCTTTGTGGGTGGAGCGAAGCGATCGCGGCGGACCTCGTGGGCACCGGAGTATCGGTGAAGCTGATCCAGCCGGGCCCGGTTGACACCGAGATCTGGGATCAGCCAGACAACGACGAGCCGTTGTATCAAGGCCCCAAGGTGGCGCCCGAGGAGGTGGCCGCGGGCATCATCGCCGCGATGGGCAGCGACCGGTTCGAGCACTACCTGCCCGATCTGAAGGCGGTCGTTGACGCCAAGAACGCCGACCTCGACACCTTCATCGCCGGCGTTGCCGCCATGGCCACCAAGCCGAGCGGCGACAGGCATTGA
- a CDS encoding class I SAM-dependent methyltransferase, with translation MARTHDDNWDLASSVGVTATLVASGRAMATKDPRGLINDPYADPLVRAVGVDFFIKMMDGELDLAAFDNSSPARAQAMIDGMAVRTKYFDDYFVNATNGGIRQAVILASGLDARAYRLPWPEGTVVYELDQPKVIEFKTTTLAGIGAEPTATRRAIPIDLRGDWPTALQEAGLDATAPTAWLAEGLLIYLPPEAQDRLFDNITALSAPGSTIATEFVPGIVDFDVDRAREMSSSFREFGLDIDMASLVYPGERNHVVDYLRAKGWDVEGVTRTELFERNGIPVPASEDDDPLGEIIFISAAYHG, from the coding sequence ATGGCACGCACTCACGACGACAACTGGGATCTGGCGTCCAGCGTCGGCGTCACGGCGACGCTGGTCGCGTCCGGTCGCGCAATGGCGACCAAAGATCCTCGCGGCTTGATCAACGACCCCTACGCCGACCCGCTGGTGCGTGCGGTCGGCGTGGATTTCTTCATCAAGATGATGGATGGGGAGCTGGATCTCGCGGCGTTCGACAACAGTTCCCCGGCTCGCGCACAGGCGATGATCGATGGAATGGCGGTGCGCACCAAGTACTTCGACGACTACTTTGTCAACGCCACCAATGGGGGCATACGGCAGGCGGTGATATTGGCTTCCGGGTTGGATGCCCGCGCCTACCGGCTGCCGTGGCCGGAGGGGACCGTTGTCTACGAACTCGACCAGCCGAAAGTGATCGAGTTCAAGACAACGACTTTGGCAGGTATCGGCGCCGAGCCCACCGCGACCAGGCGCGCGATCCCCATCGATCTGCGCGGCGATTGGCCGACGGCGCTGCAGGAGGCCGGCCTGGACGCTACGGCGCCGACGGCCTGGTTGGCCGAAGGCCTGCTGATCTACCTGCCGCCCGAGGCCCAGGACCGGTTGTTCGACAACATCACCGCGCTCAGTGCTCCCGGGAGTACCATTGCGACCGAATTCGTGCCTGGCATAGTCGATTTCGATGTCGACCGGGCGCGGGAGATGAGCAGCTCGTTCCGCGAGTTTGGCCTGGACATCGACATGGCGTCGTTGGTGTACCCCGGCGAGCGCAACCACGTCGTCGACTATCTGCGCGCCAAGGGTTGGGACGTCGAGGGTGTCACGCGCACTGAGCTGTTCGAGCGCAACGGCATCCCTGTTCCCGCGTCGGAAGACGACGACCCGCTGGGCGAGATCATCTTCATCAGCGCCGCGTATCACGGCTGA
- the sppA gene encoding signal peptide peptidase SppA, giving the protein MFAFLDFLPGVDDVRALATRVDTARHHGIPNGCVLELNLRSMPPETTSFDPFTLFSGGDRQISLRAAVAAIHRAAEDPRVAGLIARVQLPPSPAAAVQELREAIAAFSAVKPSLAWAETYPGTLSYYLASAFREIWVQPSGEVGLVGFAGTAMFLRDALNKAGIEAQFIAKGEYKSAANVFTEDGFTEAHREAVTRMLESLQEQVWQAVAKSRNLDVAVLDELADRAPLLRDDAVSSGLVDRIGFRDEAYFRIAELTGAKDISPESIDTDDKLPRISLARYASSARSRLAPPVPSVPGRKSKPTIAVVTVEGAIVNGRGGPKGLPIGPSNAGGDTIAAALREVAAEESVSAVVLRVDSPGGSVTASETIWREVKRARQRGKPVVASMGSVAASGGYYVSVAADAIVANPGTITGSIGVITGKLVVRDLKDRLGVASDTVRTNANADAWSIDTPFTPEQQARREAEADLFYNDFVQRVAEGRNLSVEAVDAVARGRVWTGADALERGLVDELGGFRTALRRAKILAGLDEDTEVRLVGVPGPSLFDLVRPRISVEALVTRSIAGLIGQVEETLSGANVLWLGESRF; this is encoded by the coding sequence ATGTTTGCCTTTCTGGATTTTCTGCCGGGTGTAGACGACGTGCGCGCCTTGGCCACTCGCGTCGACACGGCGCGTCACCACGGCATACCCAACGGCTGCGTGCTCGAGCTCAACCTGCGGTCCATGCCACCGGAGACGACGAGCTTTGACCCGTTCACCCTGTTCTCCGGTGGTGACAGGCAGATATCACTGCGCGCCGCGGTCGCGGCGATTCACCGCGCCGCCGAGGATCCGCGCGTCGCTGGACTGATTGCCCGCGTCCAGCTTCCACCTTCCCCGGCCGCGGCCGTTCAGGAGTTACGGGAGGCCATCGCGGCGTTCAGCGCGGTCAAGCCGTCGCTGGCCTGGGCCGAAACCTACCCGGGCACCCTGTCCTACTACCTGGCGTCGGCTTTCCGCGAGATCTGGGTGCAGCCCTCGGGTGAGGTGGGGCTGGTCGGTTTCGCCGGCACCGCGATGTTCCTGCGCGACGCGCTGAACAAGGCGGGCATCGAGGCGCAGTTCATCGCCAAGGGCGAATACAAGTCTGCCGCAAATGTTTTCACCGAAGACGGCTTTACCGAGGCGCACCGTGAAGCCGTCACCCGGATGTTGGAGAGTCTGCAGGAGCAGGTTTGGCAGGCCGTTGCGAAGTCGCGCAACCTCGATGTCGCCGTTCTTGACGAACTGGCCGACCGGGCGCCGCTGTTGCGGGACGACGCGGTGTCTTCCGGCCTGGTCGACCGCATCGGATTCCGCGACGAAGCCTACTTCCGGATCGCGGAGTTGACTGGTGCAAAAGATATTTCACCGGAGTCGATCGACACCGACGACAAGCTGCCGCGAATATCTCTGGCGCGCTACGCCAGTTCAGCCCGATCTAGGCTGGCGCCGCCGGTGCCGTCGGTGCCCGGGCGCAAGTCCAAGCCGACGATCGCGGTCGTCACCGTCGAAGGTGCGATCGTCAACGGGCGAGGTGGGCCGAAAGGTCTACCGATCGGCCCCTCGAACGCCGGTGGTGACACCATTGCCGCTGCCCTACGCGAGGTAGCGGCCGAGGAGTCGGTGTCGGCCGTCGTGCTGCGGGTGGACAGTCCCGGCGGCTCGGTCACGGCATCGGAAACGATCTGGCGCGAGGTGAAACGGGCACGCCAGCGCGGCAAGCCGGTGGTGGCGTCGATGGGTTCCGTCGCGGCGTCCGGTGGCTACTACGTCTCCGTGGCCGCCGATGCGATCGTGGCGAATCCGGGCACCATCACCGGATCGATCGGGGTGATCACCGGCAAGCTGGTGGTGCGCGATCTGAAGGACCGCCTGGGGGTCGCGTCAGATACGGTGCGCACCAACGCCAATGCCGACGCCTGGTCCATCGACACGCCGTTCACGCCGGAACAACAGGCGCGCCGGGAGGCCGAGGCGGACCTGTTCTACAACGACTTCGTCCAGCGTGTCGCCGAAGGCCGCAACCTGAGCGTGGAAGCCGTCGATGCCGTGGCGCGTGGCCGGGTCTGGACCGGAGCCGACGCCCTCGAACGCGGCTTGGTGGACGAGCTCGGTGGCTTTCGTACCGCGTTGCGCCGGGCGAAGATACTGGCCGGGTTGGATGAGGACACCGAGGTTCGCCTCGTGGGTGTGCCGGGCCCGTCGCTGTTCGATCTGGTGCGACCGCGAATTTCGGTGGAGGCCTTGGTGACCCGCTCGATCGCCGGGCTCATCGGTCAGGTGGAGGAGACACTCAGCGGCGCCAATGTGCTGTGGCTGGGGGAGTCGCGCTTCTAA